The genomic region GTATTCTACATTTGTTACTAAAATATTTCAAATGTTAATAATATGTTACACATAAATTTCAAAAATAAAAAAGGATTCGATTAGAATCCTTTTTGTTTACTCTTTGAAATTGTCACGAATCTTAGTCCTGCTGGTCATCTTCTTTTGGATAGCCTGGAGTTTGACCGGGAACTGGATAGCGAAAGACACCGTACATTAAACCAGTCAGCAGGAGACTGATTACTAGCCAAGTTAACAGGGCCCGCCAGGAGAAAATGTGCCCAAAGCGTACGCTAGCCCCATCTCCCCAGAACGTAAGGACAGGCATAAGTAACAAGAAGGCAAAGCAGCCAAGAAGGCTACCACGCAATGCGCGGTTAAAGGCCACTTTCTTGCTAGCTATTTTGTCAGAAACGTAAGCCTGATCCAGGTTCCGGTCTGTCACTATCCGGAACACTGCGATTAGTGTCAGACTCAAAACCAACAAGTCTAACCAGATCAGCCAGAGCAAGACACCAGTACCAAAGTTCAGGGCCAAAATCATCCCAATCAAGCTCGACAGGAAAGAGTAAACTGACAGGAAAATAAAGGCCACGTTACCAATCCGGCCCAGTCCCTGCTCCTTATATTCGTCTAAAACACCGTCCACACCGTAAAAGTGGCTGACTAACCAGTTATAAATTTTCATTTTGATTCTCCTCCCAAAACAGCGTGTTTAAATCAGTTCCCAGACAGTGACAAATCCCAATGCAGAGGCTTAGGCTGGGATTATACTTGCCATTTTCAATCAGGTTGACCGTTTGGCGGGCAATGCCAACTGACTGGGCCAAATCTGCCTGGGTAATCCCCGCTAACTTGCGGTACTCACGCACTCGATTCATGTCCGGTCCCCCTTATCTGCTATGGTATCGGTCCTAATAAATTATGTCAAATATATATGACAAACAAGCTAAAAAAGAGCCCGCAGGCTCCAAATTATTTATCCCTTTTCTGACCAGTTCTTGGCCGCCATGGTTTCTAAGTAGTGCCAAATTGCGCCTTGATGACGCCGCAACATAAATTGGGCAACCAAGTACAACACCACTAGGATTCCAATCAGGTAGAGATTACCCGTCATCC from Leuconostocaceae bacterium ESL0723 harbors:
- a CDS encoding DUF3278 domain-containing protein, producing MKIYNWLVSHFYGVDGVLDEYKEQGLGRIGNVAFIFLSVYSFLSSLIGMILALNFGTGVLLWLIWLDLLVLSLTLIAVFRIVTDRNLDQAYVSDKIASKKVAFNRALRGSLLGCFAFLLLMPVLTFWGDGASVRFGHIFSWRALLTWLVISLLLTGLMYGVFRYPVPGQTPGYPKEDDQQD
- a CDS encoding helix-turn-helix transcriptional regulator, encoding MNRVREYRKLAGITQADLAQSVGIARQTVNLIENGKYNPSLSLCIGICHCLGTDLNTLFWEENQNENL